From the genome of Spinacia oleracea cultivar Varoflay chromosome 2, BTI_SOV_V1, whole genome shotgun sequence, one region includes:
- the LOC110804443 gene encoding auxin-binding protein ABP19a-like has translation MDSLKIILSFTLLVSLSSATSVVDFCVADFRFPVTPAGYPCKNTANLTVNDFVFSSLGVPGNTSNIFNLGVVPAFDVTFPALNGLGLSMVRLDLGVGGVVPIHSHRASELILVIEGTIIAGFIGSDNTPYYKTLNKGDIMIFPASLLHFQVNTGNSPATAFVSLNSASPGFQTTTFALAANDLPTDVIQQITLLDATQVKKLKTVFGGTN, from the exons ATGGATTCTCTTAAAATTATCTTATCTTTTACTCTCCTTGTATCTCTCTCATCAGCGACGAGTGTAGTTGACTTTTGTGTGGCGGATTTCAGATTCCCGGTTACTCCAGCGGGATACCCTTGCAAAAATACGGCTAACCTTACAGTGAACGACTTTGTTTTCTCATCTTTGGGTGTTCCAG GTAACACGTCAAATATCTTCAATCTCGGTGTGGTCCCAGCTTTCGACGTGACATTCCCTGCCTTGAATGGTCTAGGCCTTTCCATGGTACGATTAGACCTTGGTGTGGGTGGAGTTGTTCCAATCCACTCACACAGGGCGTCTGAACTTATCCTTGTAATCGAGGGGACGATAATTGCTGGATTTATTGGATCCGACAACACCCCTTATTACAAAACATTGAATAAGGGGGATATTATGATCTTTCCCGCCTc attACTTCACTTCCAAGTTAATACTGGTAATTCTCCTGCTACTGCATTTGTTAGCTTGAACAGCGCGAGCCCCGGTTTTCAAACCACAACCTTTGCTCTAGCTGCAAATGACCTTCCTACTGATGTAATTCAGCAGATAACTTTGTTGGATGCAACGCAGGTGAAGAAGTTGAAGACCGTGTTTGGCGGcacaaattaa